The Caenorhabditis elegans chromosome II genome has a segment encoding these proteins:
- the nfyc-1 gene encoding Nuclear transcription factor Y subunit nfyc-1 (Confirmed by transcript evidence), with product MSQFPEVLDNNLLHAENNETAEYIQNDGTNQSEVFMEHPYTPNMHPINMPSIVEGAVHPYNNLIHHNDAIPPAKYASMRQMTEDFWREKKQKMTEISEEDMLNKSKNMSVPMARVKKIMRIDDDVRNFMIASDAPIFMAQAAEFFIEEMTAMGWQYVSEARRRILQKADIASAVQKSDQFDFLIDFLPPKTVPTTSTNGPGHMSEDSFQDPNMHSDFHQRTSNSSVNRSHHN from the exons ATGTCGCAATTCCCAGAAGTTTTAGACAATAAT ctTTTACACGCCGAAAACAACGAAACTGCCGAATACATACAAAATGATGGGACAAATCAATCAGAAGTGTTCATGGAACATCCCTACACG cCGAACATGCATCCAATAAATATGCCTTCTATTGTAGAAGGTGCGGTTCATCCTTATAATAATTTAATCCATCACAATGATGCGATACCACCGGCAAAGTACGCCTCGATGAGACAAATGACAGAAGATTTCTGgcgtgaaaaaaaacagaaaatgactGAGATTTCTGAAGAGGATATGCTGAACAAGTCGAAAAACATGAGCGTTCCCATGGCTAGAGTGAAAAAGATTATGCGAATAGACGACGATGTTCGCAACTTT ATGATCGCGTCTGATGCTCCGATATTTATGGCTCAAGCAGCCGAGTTTTTCATTGAAGAAATGACCGCAATGGGCTGGCAATACGTGTCAGAAGCAAGGCGACGAATTCTTCAAAAAGCCGACATAGCAAGCGCAGTGCAAAAAAGTGATCAGTTCGATTTTCTCATCGACTTTCTACCTCCGAAAACGGTGCCAACAACTTCCACAAACGGCCCAGGCCATATGAGTGAAGACAGTTTCCAag ATCCCAACATGCATTCCGACTTTCACCAGAGAACTTCAAATTCTTCAGTCAACCGATCTCACCACAATTGA
- the nfyc-1 gene encoding Nuclear transcription factor Y subunit nfyc-1 (Confirmed by transcript evidence), whose amino-acid sequence MEHPYTPNMHPINMPSIVEGAVHPYNNLIHHNDAIPPAKYASMRQMTEDFWREKKQKMTEISEEDMLNKSKNMSVPMARVKKIMRIDDDVRNFMIASDAPIFMAQAAEFFIEEMTAMGWQYVSEARRRILQKADIASAVQKSDQFDFLIDFLPPKTVPTTSTNGPGHMSEDSFQDPNMHSDFHQRTSNSSVNRSHHN is encoded by the exons ATGGAACATCCCTACACG cCGAACATGCATCCAATAAATATGCCTTCTATTGTAGAAGGTGCGGTTCATCCTTATAATAATTTAATCCATCACAATGATGCGATACCACCGGCAAAGTACGCCTCGATGAGACAAATGACAGAAGATTTCTGgcgtgaaaaaaaacagaaaatgactGAGATTTCTGAAGAGGATATGCTGAACAAGTCGAAAAACATGAGCGTTCCCATGGCTAGAGTGAAAAAGATTATGCGAATAGACGACGATGTTCGCAACTTT ATGATCGCGTCTGATGCTCCGATATTTATGGCTCAAGCAGCCGAGTTTTTCATTGAAGAAATGACCGCAATGGGCTGGCAATACGTGTCAGAAGCAAGGCGACGAATTCTTCAAAAAGCCGACATAGCAAGCGCAGTGCAAAAAAGTGATCAGTTCGATTTTCTCATCGACTTTCTACCTCCGAAAACGGTGCCAACAACTTCCACAAACGGCCCAGGCCATATGAGTGAAGACAGTTTCCAag ATCCCAACATGCATTCCGACTTTCACCAGAGAACTTCAAATTCTTCAGTCAACCGATCTCACCACAATTGA
- the rpoa-49 gene encoding RNA polymerase I associated factor, A49-like protein (Confirmed by transcript evidence) encodes MWLSSEELSAKKTACHVRNVESNKEFADSDIVASFVHNRPKDLKNLTFERHGKGGRKKAPIFSVKGDISEHVVEVGADVNCLDEGFDFAVALVDKRTGEATYRPARFYSFESKFSEDIEKIFSDKKESSSEEYKNDFSIGAEKWAEKRRQLTSNFGSSKKIKMDEAAQRRTINQETLDEMRKTAFASNSNVKTEDGAADVKLENITMMNKAESSILPPAVQTELSRDIYPISLFLEDIEIDAIESIATELMEKKKKEKLEAGIPECVTLIMYNEKTKQRAAAYLLLSTMIEILTKMGKQRQLLRKDLSELKMPDILRQKVQAQFFNDSTNEKGYTGRGAERIRLNVTDYDRFIAHTLALALTLAPEHKVPITPFQQALSYQPSKLEKMFQALGADLIRLDVASAQTLRSLRAAILLKPPSLEQKGPRKIIRR; translated from the exons ATGTGGTTGTCAAGTGAGGAGCTGAGTGCGAAGAAGACGGCTTGCCACGTGAGAAATGTGGAATCCAACAAAGAATTTGCAGATTCTGATATCGTTGCCTCATTCGTGCACAATCGGccaaaagatttgaaaaac CTGACATTCGAAAGACACGGAAAAGGAGGACGTAAAAAAGCGCCAATATTCAGCGTAAAAGGAGATATTAGCGAGCATGTTGTAGAAGTTGGGGCAGATGTTAATTGTCTTGATGAGGGATTCGATTTTGCTGTTGCTTTGGTTGATAAG agAACTGGAGAAGCAACATATCGTCCTGCACGATTCTATTCATTCGAAAGCAAGTTCTCAGAAGACATTGAGAAGATTTTCAGTGACAAGAAGGAATCGTCGTCTGAAGAAtacaaaaacgatttttcaattggagCAGAGAAATGGGCTGAGAAACGTCGTCAATTGACATCGAATTTTGGTTCttcgaagaaaattaaaatggatGAAGCAGCTCAACGAAGAACTATTAATCAAGAAACATTGGACGAAATGAGAAAGACCGCGTTCGCTTCGAATTCGAACGTTAAAACTGAGGATGGTGCTGCTGACGTGAAGTTGGAGAATATCACAATGATGAATAAAGCCGAATCATCAATTCTTCCACCTGCTGTTCAAACGGAACTTTCACGAGATATCTATCCAATTTCCTTGTTCCTTGAAGACATTGAGATTGACGCAATTGAATCGATCGCCACTGAACtgatggaaaagaagaaaaaagagaaacttgAAGCTGGAATTCCAGAGTGTGTTACTCTTATTATGTACAATGAAAAGACCAAACAACGTGCAGCCGCCTATCTTTTACTCTCCACCATGATCGAGATCCTCACAAAAATGGGAAAGCAAAGACAGTTGCTGAGAAAAGATTTGAGTGAGCTAAAGATGCCCGATATTCTCCGACAGAAAGTTCAGGCCCAGTTTTTCAATGATAGTACTAATGAGAAGGGGTACACTGGACGTGGAGCCGAACGAATCCGTCTCAATGTTACCGACTATGATCGTTTTATCGCGCACACACTTGCATTGGCATTGACATTGGCACCCGAGCACAAAGTACCGATTACTCCATTTCAACAAGCTCTTAGTTATCAGCCTAGTAAACTTGAGAAG atgttccaAGCACTAGGTGCAGACCTGATTCGTCTCGATGTGGCGTCTGCTCAAACTCTTCGTTCCCTCCGTGCCGCGATTCTCTTGAAACCTCCGAGTCTGGAACAGAAAGGGCCCAGAAAGATCATTCGGCGATAA
- the C23H3.5 gene encoding Nucleolus and neural progenitor protein-like N-terminal domain-containing protein (Confirmed by transcript evidence), with protein MFSNEDPGQEGAENDDVFIEMLDEFSNDVPGSFFEREPTKDTTTARTMHFLLKSIVGQLKNPINTEAEAIAQWLIYKQTGPHRHQKFFGHFRQMSRLVKKYNEMSLIKRLNPQLRKAENCGGDDVYKLEIKAVRYMGCAYVKRVYLLERIRESCVKCADGAIGLLEIDHWINLSLVIVALCSQIHSEVVAQVLEMEKVYKIAAGVMMTADLKFPKELNDLEVVRKIRHESRIFDERRMETSNLTAISRLLKYNAETMKQAQTENDLRMKTSEVLTDILAADLSSPISTQLQKKKTNNSVQMDMSDLGISISREDMSFLNTTGQSCSSIPEIESDEDAILFSPNLFASKSIKIKNKLKRMNPVAESSTKITKTTSFLSATMDILNSSQDAAGLPRKKKKKMNKK; from the exons ATGTTTTCTAACGAAGACCCAGGACAGGAAGGAGCAGAAAATGATGATGTATTCATTG AAATGCtggatgaattttcaaatgatgtACCTGGTAGTTTTTTTGAACGTGAGCCCACAAAGGATACAACGACCGCTCGAACAATGcactttttgttgaaaagcaTTGTTGGCCAACTCAAAAATCCGATAAACACCGAAGCAGAAGCTATTGCTCAGTGGCTCATCTACAAACAAACTGGTCCGCATCGTCATCAGAagttttttggacattttcgTCAAATGAGCAGACTCGTCAAGAAATACAATGAAATGTCATTAATCAAAAGATTGAATCCACAGTTgagaaaagctgaaaattgtggtGGTGACGACGTGTATAAGCTGGAAATAAAAGCTGTTCGATATATGGGATGTGCCTATGTCAAACGAGTCTATCTGCTTGAACGAATTCGTGAATCGTGTGTAAAGTGTGCTGACGGAGCTATTGGATTACTAGAAATTGACCATTGGATCAATTTATCGCTTGTTATTGTGGCTCTTTGCTCACAAATTCATTCAGAAGTTGTCGCTCAAGTGcttgaaatggaaaaagtgTATAAAATAGCAGCCGGTGTGATGATGACAgccgatttgaaatttccgaaagaACTTAATGATCTAGAAGTTGTACGGAAGATTAGGCACGAGTCAAGAATCTTCGATGAAAGGAGAATGGAAACTTCAAATCTAACAGCAATCAGCCGTCTTTTGAAGTATAATGCTGAAACAATGAAGCAAGCTCAAACGGAGAATGATTTGAGAATGAAAAC atCAGAAGTTCTAACTGATATTCTTGCCGCTGATTTGAGTTCTCCAATTTCTACGCAGCTTCAGAAGAAAAAGACGAACAATTCCGTGCAAATGGACATGTCAGATTTGGGAATCTCAATTTCACGAGAAGATATGAGCTTCTTGAATACGACAG GTCAATCCTGTTCATCAATACCTGAAATTGAAAGCGACGAAGATGCTATATTGTTTTCCCCGAATTTGTTTGCTtcaaaatccataaaaattaaaaataagttgAAAAGAATGAATCCGGTTGCCGAATCTTCTACTAAAATAACGAAGACGACTAGTTTTTTATCAGCGACAATGGATATTCTAAATAGCTCACAAGATGCTGCTGGACTACCtaggaagaaaaagaagaagatgaataAAAAGTGA
- the sptl-1 gene encoding Serine palmitoyltransferase 1 (Confirmed by transcript evidence): MGFLPDSWHFYIETLLVALLAYVVMRNRSKRQQEKLSKKLTERQKDELIADWTPEPLVPETPQDHPVLNPKYADGKMTKDVSIDGEKYLNMASTNFLSFIGVKRIEDRAKQTIFKYGVGSCGPRGFYGTVDVHLDLEKELAKFMGCEEAVLYSYGFATVSSAIPAYAKKGDVIFVDEGVNFAIQKGLQASRSRVEYFKHNDMEHLERLLLEQEQRDKKDPKKAKSVRRFIVVEGLYVNYADLCPLPKIIEFKWRFKVRVFIDESWSFGVIGKTGRGVTEHFNVPMEDVDMVMASLENALASTGGFCVGRSYVVGHQRLSGLGYCFSASLPPLLATAASEAISIIDEEPSRVQKVTEMAINGQKKLQDALSGSKFSLQGCPESPMKHIYYNGEDEEKQLDTFVETVFTKNHLLLTRARYLDKDELFKIRPSIRVMFQHDLTEEEIQRAVDAIRVVAHKF; encoded by the exons ATGGGATTTCTACCAGATTCGTGGCATTTCTACATTGAAACTTTGCTCGTTGCACTTCTTGCCTATGTTGTCATGCGGAACAGATCCAAACGTCAAcaagaaaaactttcaaagaaACTAACTGAAAGGCAGAAAGATGAATTAATTGCTGATTGGACTCCGGAACCATTGGTTCCTGAAACACCACAAGACCATCCTGTACTGAATCCAAAATATGCTGATGG aaaaatgacaaagGATGTTTCGATCGATGGCGAAAAGTATCTCAACATGGCATCAACAAATTTCCTCAGCTTTATCGGAGTCAAACGGATTGAAGACCGTGCGAAACAGACGATTTTCAAGTACGGCGTAGGATCGTGCGGGCCACGTGGATTCTACGGAACTGTTGATGTTCATTTGGACCTTGAAAAAGAATTGGCAAA atttatGGGATGTGAGGAGGCTGTTCTGTACAGCTATGGGTTTGCTACAGTATCTTCAGCAATTCCCGCATACGCTAAAAAGGGAGATGTCATCTTTGTTGACGAAGGTGTTAACTTTGCAATCCAAAAAGGTCTTCAAGCATCACGAAGTCGTGTTGAATATTTCAAGCATAACGACATGGAGCACTTGGAGAGGTTATTACTGGAACAAGAACAAAGAGACAAGAAAGACCCGAAAAAGGCCAAGTCTGTACGGCGATTCATTGTTGTTGAAGGCCTCTATGTAAATTATGCGGATCTTTGCCCACTTCCCAAGATTATCGAGTTCAAATGGCGATTCAAAGTTCGTGTTTTCATTGACGAAAGCTGGTCATTTGGAGTCATTGGAAAAACCGGAAGAG gaGTCACCGAGCACTTCAACGTTCCGATGGAGGACGTTGATATGGTAATGGCCTCACTCGAAAACGCATTGGCGTCAACTGGAGGATTCTGTGTTGGAAGATCATATGTAGTTGGGCATCAGCGGCTTTCAGGACTCGGATATTGCTTTTCTGCTTCTCTTCCACCTCTTCTTGCAACGGCCGCGTCTGAAGCTATTTCTATCATTGATGAAGAACCAAGTAGAGTTCAAAAAGTTACTGAAATGGCTATAAATGGTCAGAAAAAGCTACAAGATGCGCTGAGTGgatcgaaattttcattgcaaGGATGTCCAGAAAGTCCAATGAAGCATATCTATTACAATGGGGAAGATGAAGAAAAGCAATTGGATACATTTGTGGAGACAgtcttcacaaaaaatcatctCCTACTGACCAGAGCTCGATACCTCGACAAGGAcgaattgttcaaaattcggCCAAG cattcgAGTAATGTTCCAACACGACTTAACTGAAGAGGAGATTCAAAGAGCTGTCGATGCTATCCGAGTTGTTGCTCATAAATTCTAA
- the sptl-1 gene encoding Serine palmitoyltransferase 1 (Confirmed by transcript evidence), with product MRNRSKRQQEKLSKKLTERQKDELIADWTPEPLVPETPQDHPVLNPKYADGKMTKDVSIDGEKYLNMASTNFLSFIGVKRIEDRAKQTIFKYGVGSCGPRGFYGTVDVHLDLEKELAKFMGCEEAVLYSYGFATVSSAIPAYAKKGDVIFVDEGVNFAIQKGLQASRSRVEYFKHNDMEHLERLLLEQEQRDKKDPKKAKSVRRFIVVEGLYVNYADLCPLPKIIEFKWRFKVRVFIDESWSFGVIGKTGRGVTEHFNVPMEDVDMVMASLENALASTGGFCVGRSYVVGHQRLSGLGYCFSASLPPLLATAASEAISIIDEEPSRVQKVTEMAINGQKKLQDALSGSKFSLQGCPESPMKHIYYNGEDEEKQLDTFVETVFTKNHLLLTRARYLDKDELFKIRPSIRVMFQHDLTEEEIQRAVDAIRVVAHKF from the exons ATGCGGAACAGATCCAAACGTCAAcaagaaaaactttcaaagaaACTAACTGAAAGGCAGAAAGATGAATTAATTGCTGATTGGACTCCGGAACCATTGGTTCCTGAAACACCACAAGACCATCCTGTACTGAATCCAAAATATGCTGATGG aaaaatgacaaagGATGTTTCGATCGATGGCGAAAAGTATCTCAACATGGCATCAACAAATTTCCTCAGCTTTATCGGAGTCAAACGGATTGAAGACCGTGCGAAACAGACGATTTTCAAGTACGGCGTAGGATCGTGCGGGCCACGTGGATTCTACGGAACTGTTGATGTTCATTTGGACCTTGAAAAAGAATTGGCAAA atttatGGGATGTGAGGAGGCTGTTCTGTACAGCTATGGGTTTGCTACAGTATCTTCAGCAATTCCCGCATACGCTAAAAAGGGAGATGTCATCTTTGTTGACGAAGGTGTTAACTTTGCAATCCAAAAAGGTCTTCAAGCATCACGAAGTCGTGTTGAATATTTCAAGCATAACGACATGGAGCACTTGGAGAGGTTATTACTGGAACAAGAACAAAGAGACAAGAAAGACCCGAAAAAGGCCAAGTCTGTACGGCGATTCATTGTTGTTGAAGGCCTCTATGTAAATTATGCGGATCTTTGCCCACTTCCCAAGATTATCGAGTTCAAATGGCGATTCAAAGTTCGTGTTTTCATTGACGAAAGCTGGTCATTTGGAGTCATTGGAAAAACCGGAAGAG gaGTCACCGAGCACTTCAACGTTCCGATGGAGGACGTTGATATGGTAATGGCCTCACTCGAAAACGCATTGGCGTCAACTGGAGGATTCTGTGTTGGAAGATCATATGTAGTTGGGCATCAGCGGCTTTCAGGACTCGGATATTGCTTTTCTGCTTCTCTTCCACCTCTTCTTGCAACGGCCGCGTCTGAAGCTATTTCTATCATTGATGAAGAACCAAGTAGAGTTCAAAAAGTTACTGAAATGGCTATAAATGGTCAGAAAAAGCTACAAGATGCGCTGAGTGgatcgaaattttcattgcaaGGATGTCCAGAAAGTCCAATGAAGCATATCTATTACAATGGGGAAGATGAAGAAAAGCAATTGGATACATTTGTGGAGACAgtcttcacaaaaaatcatctCCTACTGACCAGAGCTCGATACCTCGACAAGGAcgaattgttcaaaattcggCCAAG cattcgAGTAATGTTCCAACACGACTTAACTGAAGAGGAGATTCAAAGAGCTGTCGATGCTATCCGAGTTGTTGCTCATAAATTCTAA
- the tre-5 gene encoding Trehalase (Confirmed by transcript evidence): protein MRETLLAILLIVYVSARPQKDPRGPNIIDDNADFGTPEHDNRVHTELTQLTDKEVAQLIGSDYFNGSVLPCDNETAPGQWMIYCSGKLLQTVMAVQLYPDSKTFVDQPMKENQTGKSIMEHFEKRFPVSIEKITKKDVAEFVDEFFDKEGNELDVCDLPDWRPITEQLANIKDASYQAFAQRLHFIWIQLCRQIKPEVKNDPSRFSLIYVPYQFILPGGRFREFYYWDAYWILKGLIASELYSTARMMILNFAHIIETYGFVPNGGRVYYLRRSQPPFFAPMVYEYYLATQDIQLVADLIPVIEKEYTFWSERRTVNVTYEHPDLNETLHMFQYRTEAETPRPESFREDVLSAEHFTTKDRKKQFFKDLGSAAESGWDFSSRWFKNHKDISTIETTNIVPVDLNAFLCYNMNIMQLFYKLTGNPLKHLEWSSRFTNFREAFTKVFYVPARKGWYDYNLRTLTHNTDFFASNAVPLFSQCYDPLNSQIAVDVYNEMQNSGAFSIPGGIPTSMNEETNQQWDFPNGWSPMNHMIIEGLRKSNNPILQQKAFTLAEKWLETNMQTFNVSDEMWEKYNVKEPLGKLATGGEYEVQAGFGWTNGAALDLIFTYSDRLQYNGPILESLVGSQTTSMKSSPDSSTSLPIDITTTITTSSSSSTFGYSNILTLITVFVLYIL, encoded by the exons atgAGAGAGACTCTCTTAGCTATCCTATTAATAGTTTACGTTTCTGCAAGACCACAAAAAGATCCAAGAGGGCCGAATATCATAGACGATAATGCCGATTTTGGAACACCAGAGCATGACAATCGAGTACATACCGAGCTAACGCAATTG ACCGATAAGGAAGTCGCTCAGTTGATTGGATCCGACTATTTTAATGGAAGTGTTCTACCATGTGATAATGAAACAGCGCCTGGACAATGGATGATCTACTGTAGTGGTAAACTTCTACAGACTGTCATGGCCGTCCAATTGTATCCGGATTCCAAGACTTTTGTGGATCAGCCaatgaaagaaaatcaaaCTGGAAAGTCTATTAtggagcattttgaaaaacgtttcCCTGTTTCTATTGAGAAGATAACCAAGAAAGATGTTGCCGAATTTGTTgatgaatttttcgataaagaAGGCAACGAGTTAGATGT TTGCGATCTTCCTGACTGGAGGCCCATTACAGAACAATTGGCTAATATCAAAGATGCTAGCTATCAGGCCTTTGCTCAACGACTTCATTTCATTTGGATTCAACTTTGCCGCCAGATAAAGCCAGAAGTGAAAAATGATCCATCTCGTTTCTCTCTCATTTATGTGCCATATCAGTTCATCCTTCCTGGAGGAAGGTTCCGTGAATTCTACTATTGGGATGCATATTGGATACTCAAAGGGTTAATCGCGTCTGAACTGTATTCAACTGCAAGAATGATGATATTGAACTTCGCACATATAATTGAAACGTATGGTTTTGTGCCGAACGGAGGCCGAGTTTATTACCTTCGAAGATCTCAGCCACCGTTTTTCGCACCAATGGTATACGAGTATTACTTGGCAACTCAGGACATTCAACTAGTAGCAGATTTGATACCAGTTATCGAAAAAGAGTACACATTTTGGAGTGAAAGAAGAACTGTTAATGTGACCTATGAGCATCCGGACTTGAATGAAACACTTCACATGTTCCAGTACAGAACAGAGGCTGAAACTCCAAGACCTGAAAGTTTCAGAGAGGATGTACTGAGTGCAGAACATTTTACAACAAAGGATAGGAAGAAGCAGTTTTTCAAAGACTTGGGAAGTGCGGCAGAAAGCGGATGGGACTTTTCGAGTAGATggtttaaaaatcataaagaTATTTCAACTATTGAGACAACTAATATAGTACCAGTGGATTTGAATGCCTTTCTTTGCTACAACATGAACATTATGCAATTGTTCTATAAACTTACCGGAAACCCCTTGAAACATTTGGAGTGGTCATCTCGTTTTACAAACTTCCGTGAAGCATTCACAAAGGTATTCTACGTACCGGCTCGAAAAGGATGGTACGACTATAATCTTCGGACACTCACCCACAATACTGACTTCTTCGCATCCAATGCTGTACCTCTATTCTCGCAGTGCTACGACCCACTGAACTCTCAGATTGCAGTGGATGTGTACAATGAAATGCAGAATTCTGGGGCGTTCTCAATACCCGGCGGAATTCCAACAAGTATGAACGAGGAGACGAACCAGCAATGGGATTTCCCAAATGGTTGGAGTCCAATGAATCATATGATCATTGAAGGACTTCGCAAGTCTAACAATCCAATTCTACAACAAAAGGCGTTTACTCTTGCTGAGAAATGGCTGGAGACTAATATGCAAACATTCAATGTTTCCGATGAAATGTGGGAGAAATATAATGTAAAGGAGCCACTGGGAAAGTTGGCGACTGGTGGAGAATACGAAGTTCAG GCCGGATTCGGTTGGACCAATGGTGCAGCACTGGATTTAATTTTCACATATTCCGATCGACTACAGTATAACGGGCCGATATTAGAATCATTGGTCGGATCACAAACGACGTCTATGAAATCGTCACCAGATTCGTCGACATCTCTACCAATTGATATCACCACTACCATCAcgacatcatcatcatcctctACTTTCGGGTACAGTAACATTCTCACACTTATTACGGTGTTtgtattatatattttatag
- the sptl-1 gene encoding Serine palmitoyltransferase 1 (Confirmed by transcript evidence) has translation MEDVDMVMASLENALASTGGFCVGRSYVVGHQRLSGLGYCFSASLPPLLATAASEAISIIDEEPSRVQKVTEMAINGQKKLQDALSGSKFSLQGCPESPMKHIYYNGEDEEKQLDTFVETVFTKNHLLLTRARYLDKDELFKIRPSIRVMFQHDLTEEEIQRAVDAIRVVAHKF, from the exons ATGGAGGACGTTGATATGGTAATGGCCTCACTCGAAAACGCATTGGCGTCAACTGGAGGATTCTGTGTTGGAAGATCATATGTAGTTGGGCATCAGCGGCTTTCAGGACTCGGATATTGCTTTTCTGCTTCTCTTCCACCTCTTCTTGCAACGGCCGCGTCTGAAGCTATTTCTATCATTGATGAAGAACCAAGTAGAGTTCAAAAAGTTACTGAAATGGCTATAAATGGTCAGAAAAAGCTACAAGATGCGCTGAGTGgatcgaaattttcattgcaaGGATGTCCAGAAAGTCCAATGAAGCATATCTATTACAATGGGGAAGATGAAGAAAAGCAATTGGATACATTTGTGGAGACAgtcttcacaaaaaatcatctCCTACTGACCAGAGCTCGATACCTCGACAAGGAcgaattgttcaaaattcggCCAAG cattcgAGTAATGTTCCAACACGACTTAACTGAAGAGGAGATTCAAAGAGCTGTCGATGCTATCCGAGTTGTTGCTCATAAATTCTAA
- the ascc-1 gene encoding K Homology domain-containing protein (Confirmed by transcript evidence), which yields MAATFPLSAGTYSINGRKYRKTAYNLKADTSFDLNTDTTFADTPDIYEDEASADCFAPPGLPELRKRAAKAKIVAKAVETSSKEPEPTEDDRIKVIGGKKWISSINVAPCFIGKLIGTNRRTLNSLENETQCRVKTPRRNENIACEISSIVSLECVQRCLDRLEIFIDDSRKTARVNHFVALPCDQHEVQENFNIFKQMVMESDHFDSSCKNSQLFTKPTRLHLTLSVARIFDDMDLQKAVGAFEILEKEIRQIKDSKPLIADIQGIDMMNDDPSQVFVLYAKVKGDKVQEVANYVNRRLIELGVSSKNEHDNGSDAVKLHMTLMNSRYVTQSEKSGKSKEAALFDAKQVLEDLKDSYFGTFELKEICLCPMSSNSQTSDGKFYDKLAIIKLA from the exons ATGGCCGCTACATTCCCACTGTCAGCTGGAACGTATTCGATCAATGGAAGAAAGTACCGAAAAACGGCTTATAACCTGAAGGCTGACACGTCATTTGATCTGAATACGGATACGACATTTGCAGATACTCCGGATATCTACGAAGATGAAGCATCAGCTGATTGTTTTGCTCCAC CTGGTCTCCCTGAATTGCGGAAAAGGGCAGCAAAAGCTAAGATAGTTGCAAAAGCTGTGGAAACAAGTTCTAAGGAACCGGAGCCAACTGAAGATGATCGTATCAAAGTGATTGGTGGCAAGAAATGGATTTCTAG CATTAATGTGGCGCCctgttttattggaaaattgattggaACAAACCGTCGAACTCTGAATTCACTAGAAAACGAGACTCAATGTCGAGTGAAGACGCCGAggagaaatgaaaatatcgCTTGTG aaatatctTCAATTGTGAGCTTAGAATGTGTTCAGAGGTGTTTGGATcgattggaaatttttattgacgACTCGAGAAAGACG GCTCGTGTAAATCACTTCGTAGCTCTGCCCTGCGACCAACATGAGGTTCAAGAgaacttcaatattttcaagcaAATGGTTATGGAAAGCGATCATTTTGAT AGCTCGTGTAAAAATTCGCAACTGTTCACAAAACCTACACGTCTTCATTTGACCCTTTCCGTCGCTAGAATTTTTGATGATATGGATCTACAAAAGGCCGTTGGTGCGTTCGAAATTTTAGAGAAGGAAATCag acaaataaAGGATTCGAAACCGTTGATCGCAGATATTCAAGGAATCGATATGATGAATGACGATCCATCACAAGTTTTCGTGCTTTATGCGAAAGTGAAGGGAGATAAAGTCCAAGAAGTGGCAAACTATGTGAATCGTCGCCTAATCGAACTTGGAGTAAGCTCTAAAAACGAGCACGATAATGGATCCGACGCCGTGAAGCTACATATGACTCTGATGAATTCAAGATATGTTACTCAATCTgaaaagtctggaaaaagTAAAGAAGCCGCTTTGTTTGATGCAAAACAAGTATTGGAAGACTTGAAAGACTCGTATTTCGGAACATTTGAGTTGAAAGAG ATTTGCCTGTGCCCGATGAGCTCGAATTCGCAAACTTCTGACGGAAAATTCTACGACAAGCTTGCAATCATCAAATTGGCTTAA